From Mesotoga sp. UBA6090, one genomic window encodes:
- a CDS encoding ABC transporter permease — translation MAILEQGLIIGLMALGVYISFRIVDLPDLTTDGSFALGAAVAVRAVVSGLPAWVAIALAAGTGALAGSITGTIHRKLKINVLLAGILVMTMLYSVNLRVMGGPNLPVPRVVPERATQSFEEMSGSTGLESLFEEIDIDTEKRESRTTVVAKNIFNNDLDGSDLTLIILVISAVIVVLSIALKSDPGMTLRAFGSNPLGVVSFGISQNVLAIAGLTIANCIIGLSGGLFALYSGFSDATIGQGMVVTGLASVIMGEILLGRVKLFYGLLSPIVGGVIYQALLSLAMRYGYRIGFLASDMKLLTAVFIITVIGLRQLSSSGKKRKVKQEVKRLWSNSKI, via the coding sequence ATGGCGATTCTGGAACAGGGATTAATAATTGGCCTTATGGCCCTGGGAGTGTACATATCTTTCAGAATAGTTGATCTTCCAGATCTCACAACGGATGGATCCTTTGCGCTGGGTGCCGCTGTTGCCGTAAGAGCTGTTGTCTCCGGACTACCTGCCTGGGTAGCGATAGCGTTAGCGGCAGGTACCGGGGCGCTTGCGGGGAGCATCACTGGAACCATCCACAGAAAACTCAAGATCAACGTTCTTCTAGCCGGAATATTAGTCATGACAATGCTTTACTCAGTAAATCTCAGGGTAATGGGTGGCCCCAATCTCCCTGTTCCTAGAGTCGTTCCAGAGAGAGCAACCCAGAGTTTCGAAGAGATGAGCGGAAGCACAGGTTTGGAAAGTCTATTTGAAGAGATCGATATAGATACTGAGAAGAGAGAGTCAAGAACAACCGTTGTCGCCAAGAACATCTTCAACAACGATCTCGACGGTTCGGATTTGACGCTCATAATTCTGGTGATTTCTGCTGTGATAGTAGTTCTGTCAATTGCTTTAAAGTCTGATCCGGGAATGACACTGAGAGCTTTTGGCAGTAATCCCTTAGGGGTGGTTTCCTTTGGAATCTCGCAGAATGTTCTTGCCATTGCGGGGCTTACCATTGCCAACTGTATTATTGGGCTGAGCGGCGGTCTTTTCGCTCTTTACAGCGGGTTCTCAGATGCAACAATCGGTCAGGGAATGGTTGTTACAGGTTTGGCATCGGTAATAATGGGTGAGATTCTTCTGGGAAGAGTCAAGCTGTTCTATGGTCTTCTCTCACCAATAGTGGGAGGAGTGATCTATCAGGCACTTCTCTCTCTTGCAATGAGATATGGCTACAGGATTGGCTTTCTTGCAAGTGACATGAAACTACTTACAGCAGTCTTTATAATCACGGTAATTGGATTGCGTCAGCTCTCCTCGAGCGGGAAAAAACGAAAGGTGAAACAGGAGGTGAAGAGGTTGTGGTCGAATTCAAAGATCTAA
- a CDS encoding ABC transporter substrate-binding protein, with protein sequence MKRVLVCLVLLFGVLGLSMQTVGITAIVEHPALDAVRDGVIDVLEENGFKHGENIVIDFQNAQGSVSTAVTIARQFVSTNPAVMVGIATPSAQALVNASKTIPIVFSAVTDPVSASLVPSFGKNPGNVVGISDMTPVKTQLQLLKLTLPQVETVGIIYNSGEANSVTIREFAKEACDALGLKLIDITGSTTVEMVTSLNAQIKDVDAIYIGTDNTAASSIESISKVALRENIAIVAADIDIARSGGLIGFGFNYYQVGRATGELVVEILMGTPPSELETKILGQDSLILFVNTDIAEQIGVEIPQSVLDLANLVVTDGVETKR encoded by the coding sequence ATGAAGCGGGTTCTTGTATGTTTGGTGCTACTTTTTGGAGTTCTTGGTTTATCTATGCAGACGGTAGGAATTACGGCAATCGTTGAACACCCGGCACTCGATGCGGTAAGGGATGGGGTAATTGACGTACTCGAAGAGAACGGCTTTAAGCACGGAGAGAACATAGTAATCGACTTTCAGAACGCTCAGGGCTCGGTTTCAACCGCGGTTACTATCGCTAGACAGTTTGTTTCGACTAACCCGGCAGTAATGGTGGGTATCGCCACCCCATCTGCACAGGCGCTGGTAAATGCTTCCAAGACCATTCCAATAGTCTTCAGTGCTGTTACGGATCCAGTCAGTGCCAGTCTAGTTCCTTCATTTGGCAAAAACCCGGGAAATGTCGTTGGAATAAGCGATATGACGCCTGTAAAGACTCAGCTGCAGCTTCTCAAACTAACTCTGCCACAAGTCGAGACGGTAGGGATTATCTACAATTCAGGAGAGGCAAATTCTGTAACGATAAGAGAATTTGCAAAAGAGGCTTGTGACGCTCTTGGACTGAAGCTTATTGATATCACAGGCTCCACGACGGTTGAAATGGTCACCTCTCTTAACGCTCAGATCAAAGACGTCGATGCTATCTACATCGGTACTGACAACACCGCGGCCTCAAGCATAGAATCGATTTCTAAAGTAGCTTTGAGAGAGAATATCGCAATCGTCGCGGCCGATATTGACATCGCAAGATCCGGCGGACTGATAGGCTTTGGATTCAACTACTACCAGGTAGGTAGAGCCACCGGGGAACTTGTCGTTGAGATTCTTATGGGCACTCCTCCATCGGAACTCGAGACGAAGATACTTGGCCAGGATTCCCTGATTCTTTTCGTCAACACAGACATAGCCGAGCAGATCGGTGTTGAAATCCCACAATCAGTTCTGGATCTTGCCAATCTCGTAGTAACTGATGGTGTAGAGACCAAAAGGTAG